The proteins below are encoded in one region of Triticum aestivum cultivar Chinese Spring chromosome 1B, IWGSC CS RefSeq v2.1, whole genome shotgun sequence:
- the LOC123134228 gene encoding uncharacterized protein, which yields MEHAMPTMAAESEGATTDDDVHLSPTSVSSGGGGGGGGPPSVRFKILCSFGGRIMPRPSDGALKYIGGDTRVLAVPRSIRFRDLKKKVEEMFKTDVAAIKYQLLSSDDLDVLVSVTCDEDLAHMLDEYDRFEAKRSPSASPRFRVYVFVPHQVSASSVAAAVPAPVSSSRHVSYARNQPHYHHHHHLLQPERERYVTSVPGTPDGSPPYPDQPNGVASAGNSPRANIVEQAVFRGGMQRVRSSPNLGGLNAAPLPFHDHAGDSPGGLAGYMSGSPVHPGAGHMFSQASYNPYRSPQPQYSPAPVPVPHHAGVAGRYDTRGGYARGGSYMAAPLAPALRSGRPVTRSGGAPYSEMQTPKKAATIWD from the exons ATGGAGCACGCGATGCCGACGATGGCCGCAGAGTCCGAGGGCGCGACCACCGACGACGACGTGCACCTTTCCCCGACCAGTGTCAGCagcggtggcggaggaggaggaggaggccccccCAGCGTCCGCTTCAAGATACTCTGCAGCTTCGGCGGCCGCATCATGCCCCGCCCGTCCGACGGCGCGCTCAAGTACATTGGCGGCGACACCCGCGTCCTCGCCGTGCCCCGCTCCATCCGCTTCCGCG ATTTGAAGAAGAAGGTGGAGGAGATGTTCAAGACGGATGTGGCAGCCATCAAGTACCAGCTCCTCTCCTCCGACGATCTCGATGTGCTCGTGTCCGTCACCTGCGACGAGGACCTGGCCCACATGCTCGACGAGTACGACCGGTTCGAGGCGAAGCGGTCGCCGTCCGCGTCGCCCCGTTTCCGCGTCTACGTCTTCGTGCCGCATCAAGTCTCCGCCTCGtcggtcgccgccgccgtccccgccccCGTCTCCTCTTCGCGCCACGTCAGCTACGCCCGCAACCAGCCGCActaccatcatcaccaccacctcctccagccGGAGCGGGAGCGCTACGTGACCTCGGTGCCCGGCACGCCTGACGGAAGCCCGCCGTACCCGGACCAGCCCAACGGCGTCGCCTCGGCGGGGAACTCCCCGCGCGCCAACATCGTAGAGCAGGCCGTGTTCCGCGGCGGGATGCAGCGCGTCCGGAGCTCGCCCAACCTCGGCGGCCTGAACGCGGCACCGCTGCCCTTCCATGACCACGCTGGGGACAGCCCCGGAGGCCTGGCTGGATACATGAGCGGCTCGCCGGTGCACCCGGGCGCCGGCCACATGTTCTCGCAGGCTAGCTACAACCCCTACCGCAGCCCACAGCCGCAGTACTctccagcgcccgtgcccgtgccgcACCACGCCGGCGTGGCCGGGAGGTACGACACGCGTGGCGGTTACGCGCGGGGCGGCAGCTACATGGCGGCGCCGCTGGCGCCAGCGCTCCGGTCTGGTCGGCCGGTCACCAGGAGCGGCGGGGCGCCGTACAGCGAGATGCAGACGCCGAAGAAGGCGGCGACGATATGGGACTGA